A single region of the Anoplolepis gracilipes chromosome 1, ASM4749672v1, whole genome shotgun sequence genome encodes:
- the LOC140667027 gene encoding E3 ubiquitin ligase Rnf121 isoform X1: MMNIHDIYQMPNKSKAELTPEEKWKVEHIKMHEQHMGHESMHAEMLLILLLTLTIAQITLVEWKKRHFKSYQLVTLVAMWIIPFGISLKNHWWRFIFLWLLSSCITGLVVRKAIQRPILGTTPRLVYKWFYFIYKLSYVLGIIGYILVLFTFVGLNIILDVKPHVWMDWGILLLFYGLYFGVLGRDVAEICADTMASHIGYYAPGSMPTRTLEPNVCAVCGNKLLVSEHEEGVIENTYKLTCEHVFHEFCIRGWCIIGKKQTCPYCKEKVDLKKMFCNPWQRPHVLYGQLLDWLRWLVAWQPLILFLVQGINWSLGLEETKKNQHEMIGETE, from the exons ATGATGAACATACACGATATATATCAGATGCCAAATAAG AGCAAGGCAGAACTAACTCCAGAGGAAAAATGGAA AGTGGAACATATAAAGATGCACGAACAGCACATGGGTCACGAATCTATGCACGCAGAGATGCTGCTTATATTGTTGCTGACATTAACAATAGCACAGATTACATTAGTTGAGTGGAAAAAGAgacattttaaatcatatcAG CTTGTAACACTAGTAGCCATGTGGATTATTCCATTTGGAATAAGCTTAAAAAACCACTGGtggagatttatatttttgtggcTTTTATCTTCGTGTATAACAGGTCTAGTGGTAAGGAAAGCTATTCAAAGACCAATATTAGGTACAACACCTAG ATTAGTGTACAAAtggttttatttcatttataagcTCAGTTATGTACTGGGCATAATTGGCTATATCTTAGTGTTATTTACATTTGTTggtctaaatattatattagatgttAAGCCTCATGTTTGGATGGACTGGGGTATATTACTTCTATTTTACGGTCTTTACTTTGGAGTATTAGGAAGGGATGTTGCTGAAATATGTGCTGACACAATGGCATCACATATTGGA tattatgcTCCAGGCAGTATGCCAACTAGAACTTTGGAGCCAAATGTTTGCGCAGTATGCGGGAATAAACTCCTAGTTTCCGAACATGAAGAAGGTGTGattgaaaatacatataaacttACTTGCGAACATGTTTTCCATGAATTTTGTATTAGGGGTTGGTGCATTATAGGAAAAAAACAAACCTGCCCTTACTGCAAAGAAAAAGTcgatttaaagaaaatgttttgcaATCC atGGCAACGGCCGCATGTCTTATACGGTCAATTATTGGATTGGTTAAGATGGCTAGTTGCTTGGCAACCTTTAATTTTGTTCCTAGTTCAAGGTATAAATTGGTCTCTGGGCCTTGA AGAAACGAAGAAGAATCAACATGAAATGATTGGCGAAACAGAATAG
- the LOC140667027 gene encoding E3 ubiquitin ligase Rnf121 isoform X2 gives MMNIHDIYQMPNKSKAELTPEEKWKVEHIKMHEQHMGHESMHAEMLLILLLTLTIAQITLVEWKKRHFKSYQLVTLVAMWIIPFGISLKNHWWRFIFLWLLSSCITGLVVRKAIQRPILGTTPRLVYKWFYFIYKLSYVLGIIGYILVLFTFVGLNIILDVKPHVWMDWGILLLFYGLYFGVLGRDVAEICADTMASHIGYYAPGSMPTRTLEPNVCAVCGNKLLVSEHEEGVIENTYKLTCEHVFHEFCIRGWCIIGKKQTCPYCKEKVDLKKMFCNPWQRPHVLYGQLLDWLRWLVAWQPLILFLVQGINWSLGLE, from the exons ATGATGAACATACACGATATATATCAGATGCCAAATAAG AGCAAGGCAGAACTAACTCCAGAGGAAAAATGGAA AGTGGAACATATAAAGATGCACGAACAGCACATGGGTCACGAATCTATGCACGCAGAGATGCTGCTTATATTGTTGCTGACATTAACAATAGCACAGATTACATTAGTTGAGTGGAAAAAGAgacattttaaatcatatcAG CTTGTAACACTAGTAGCCATGTGGATTATTCCATTTGGAATAAGCTTAAAAAACCACTGGtggagatttatatttttgtggcTTTTATCTTCGTGTATAACAGGTCTAGTGGTAAGGAAAGCTATTCAAAGACCAATATTAGGTACAACACCTAG ATTAGTGTACAAAtggttttatttcatttataagcTCAGTTATGTACTGGGCATAATTGGCTATATCTTAGTGTTATTTACATTTGTTggtctaaatattatattagatgttAAGCCTCATGTTTGGATGGACTGGGGTATATTACTTCTATTTTACGGTCTTTACTTTGGAGTATTAGGAAGGGATGTTGCTGAAATATGTGCTGACACAATGGCATCACATATTGGA tattatgcTCCAGGCAGTATGCCAACTAGAACTTTGGAGCCAAATGTTTGCGCAGTATGCGGGAATAAACTCCTAGTTTCCGAACATGAAGAAGGTGTGattgaaaatacatataaacttACTTGCGAACATGTTTTCCATGAATTTTGTATTAGGGGTTGGTGCATTATAGGAAAAAAACAAACCTGCCCTTACTGCAAAGAAAAAGTcgatttaaagaaaatgttttgcaATCC atGGCAACGGCCGCATGTCTTATACGGTCAATTATTGGATTGGTTAAGATGGCTAGTTGCTTGGCAACCTTTAATTTTGTTCCTAGTTCAAGGTATAAATTGGTCTCTGGGCCTTGAGTAA